The following proteins are encoded in a genomic region of Clostridium kluyveri:
- a CDS encoding response regulator, with amino-acid sequence MKDKPYILIVEDDKPIRNFIAAALSSQGYKYIETDKGKEAIALSMANNPDIIILDLGLPDIDGIEVISKIRELSNIPIIIVSAREKERQKVEALDKGADDYLTKPFGIGELLARIRVSLRHGTSNEKENTAMHTFKVKQLFVDFDKRRVTVNDDEIHLTPIEYRIMELLCKYSGKVLTHNFITKEIWGTSLGNETQSLRVFMANLRRKIEKDPSQPEYIYTEVGVGYRFVEE; translated from the coding sequence ATGAAAGATAAGCCTTATATTCTTATAGTTGAAGATGATAAACCTATAAGAAATTTTATAGCAGCAGCTTTATCATCACAAGGGTATAAATATATTGAAACGGACAAGGGAAAGGAGGCTATTGCACTTTCTATGGCAAATAATCCAGATATTATTATACTTGATTTGGGCCTTCCAGATATTGACGGAATCGAAGTTATATCAAAAATAAGAGAATTATCAAATATTCCAATTATAATCGTATCTGCCAGAGAAAAAGAAAGACAAAAAGTTGAAGCTCTTGACAAAGGAGCTGATGATTATCTAACCAAGCCTTTTGGAATAGGGGAACTTTTAGCCAGAATTCGTGTATCCTTAAGGCACGGCACATCAAATGAAAAGGAAAATACGGCAATGCATACTTTCAAGGTAAAACAGCTTTTTGTGGATTTTGATAAGAGACGTGTAACTGTAAATGATGATGAAATACATTTAACCCCCATAGAATATAGGATAATGGAACTTCTTTGCAAATATTCAGGGAAAGTATTAACCCATAATTTTATTACCAAGGAAATCTGGGGAACATCCCTTGGAAATGAAACACAGTCACTTAGAGTTTTCATGGCCAATTTAAGAAGAAAAATAGAAAAAGATCCTTCCCAACCTGAGTATATATATACAGAGGTTGGAGTAGGATACAGGTTTGTTGAAGAATAA